The sequence CAGTGAGTGACAGCAAATGATAGTTAGGTCAGTACTTAAGATTATTAGTGTTACAAAAAGTACTTAAGATTATTTAAAACCAATAGATTAGTTAAATCTATTTTATACTCTACAGTACACATTTTTTATGAAGTTGACATCGTACTCAAAAAGTTGTCAATTACTCTCTCCGACTAagataaatgttttagaaaaaaagatatttcacaaagataaattttttgtgtttttttataaaaaaattctaaattttaataaaattaattaattttattaaattattactGGTTTAAAGTTAttggaattttaaaattacagaaaacgatTTATCATAGcgatttaatgtattttttaataagtatgaaaaaactaaaaaatctatctttgtgaaacggccgaaatattttatagtttcataGAAATTGAAAACAATCAATTCTTAACCTTGGACTGAAATTCATAATCGTCTTGGGTCAGAAACAAAATTCGGTTGCTAAATTTATTTTCCAAAGTCTCAACTCTCAAACCTGACATCTCTACTTTTAAGGCATAAAATTTTACGGACAGATAAGCTAAATTCATTTTGACATTATCAGCTATAGGTTTTTTCTtctgaaaaattattttctttatgatCTTCATTTTTCAAACGGATTGACATGAATTCATCAAATGGTCTATCGTAATTTTGACTGACTTTTAATAATAGTATACAATCTCAAATATTATGCATCAATATTTGTCAACattttattatcattaattaaatAAAGGCTAAAACAACAAATTTTATGAACAATTTTTCTTACAAGAATAGGAAGTATGctcttaaattttgtaaaataattttgttttacataCAAATGTGTGTTTATAATTCgcaaaaatgaaatatatttttctgttcATCTATATCAATGAAATATTGAAGATGTTCCATAATTACACATTTGTTCTATAAATTCGACTCGTTATGTTAAAAAAGTTACaacttatattttttgaataaataatcAGAAAACATAATTTCAGCAAATACCATTATGTAGGCCTACCATTATAAATGTACACAAACAGTTCAGAAAAGTAGCACTTGTTTATACCATTTGAGGTTAAGATCGTATCTAagaaatatcaaatattttttaattaattaagtaaattttttttgataattttgagATCATATGAATTAAGCATAAAAGTTTGAGGATTAATGTGAATGTCCCATCTGGTTGTGTTTATAATAATATGACATTTGTAGGATATCACatagttttttctttattttatcaatatattgcaTGGTATGAAAGTCAAAAACAGCAAGTTGGTTTGGACCTGTGGTCttacattaaaaaaagaaaaaggttgCTGCGGTTTCCTTACCTTATTCCCTCAcgcttatttatttattgcttTGGTCTCCTTATCGGTAATACATTTTCAGTCACGTGTTACGGCTGAGAGACCGGTCAttgctgacttctttctcttcaaCCTATCCGTACCAACATGGAATCTATTAGCTAAAACGCGAAATAATAGCTCACTAAACAATTCACCAATATTGAATTTAAACTTCCTTGTCaaatgtattttgtttttaatactACTATGTTTCTTTCTTGGAAATTATTATACACTTTAACGTGCATACCAATGCTTTTAAAACCGGACCAGATACCGACTCGGTAAAACTATCAAACCagattttctatttaaaaataaataaatctaaataATCATATGTTTACACTATATAGTCCTAAAATATAGTTCTAAGTATAATATATTCTATGTTCTCTtttattaattagataataaacaATAACCATAAGTTTAGTTATATAAACAAGTGAATACCATATCaactaaaattgataaaaaaatgacTGACCAtttaaattacatatttatttatttttacaactaaaagtcttaaattttatgaatatagaaaaatgagaataaaatatgagagtcaaaaagaaatttttttaaaaaaaattctttagaaaaagaatcaattagaaaactaattaaatagtaaaaaataaacattaattatgaaatattatattttaataataattgaaaatacattaattatatgTTGATTTCTATTGAATCGGGTTTCAAAGTTGAACCGGGTCACCGGTTTTACCGTTTTTTAGCCGGTTTCACCGGTTTTTCTCAAATCCgggttttaaaccgaaccgGATTCGGCTTCTTTAACGAGTCACGGTCGGACCGGTTCGACCGGCCGGTCCGGTTTTGAAAACCTTGGTGCATACCTTTTACTTGGGGAAGTTgacaatttaatattttttgtattacaaataaatatttttacgtCAAATTTACAGTATGGATGGATAAGAAAGGACATCCATATAAGATAGCGACTTGTTGGACggctctctctcctctcctagAGAGAGATTTTTCTCTTTCGATCTCTTCCTCTCTTATCAATCTCTTCTCTTTCAGAGAGGTTAGATTTGTtcgagagtgagagagagatatcCTTTTGTTTTCCGGCTACGGTTCATCTGACCGGCTTTCGTCTCCGGCGTTCTCGCGTTCTTCTCCGGCGGAGAGCGGCCGGCTTTTGACTCTGGGATGCGGTGTATTCCTTAGCTCCGTGTCGCCGGCTTTTGGCTCCGCGTCATGCCTCGTTGGTGCTGACGGCGGCTTTTCATCGGGGTTATCCCGGTTTAGTTTGACTGGCGTCTCTGTTCTTCCTCTTCCCAATCGACTCTCTTTCCTTGGCTTCACCGATGGTTGAGGGATGATTGAAGACGATTGAATCATTTGGAAACGTCTGGTCCGGAAGCGATTCGACTAACCGTAAAGAAGGCTCTGTCTGAGCATCTTTCTTCATCGGCTTCAGTTCCGCTGACGGCGGAAGTCCGTCGCCTCTCCTTTGCAGCGCCGGTGGAAGATGGTTGATTTTCGCCTTGACACGTGTCACAGGATGCTGGGCGTTCGTACACGCGGTGGGCAAGCTGTCAACTCCTTCCTCTTCCGGTTTTCGTTTTGGGCTTTAGGCCCAGAGCGGTTTAGTACAGCATTGCCTGTTTGATGGGCCTGTTGTCTTTTGTTATGTTTTGGATTGGGCTCTTTTGGGCCTTTtccttttaataaaatatcagtgaaaaaaaaagaaagaaaggacATCCATATAAACGCACATCTACGTATAATAATACATTCAATTGTACGATATACGTTAATCTAAAGGAACCATGTCGTATTCATACGTTTTGACAGTaagaaaactaaaagaaaatcTGGGTGTGTATTATTGTCAataagatgacaaaaaaaacttattgtCAATAATAGTTAACATCATTACTTTAAtaggtaaataaataaataataatacacATACACATGTTAACATCAACAAATTAAAATTCCAGTAACTCAATATAAtacacatatatgatatattcaCTCTAATAAATGTTTAGACTGAAGCTAATAAATTAAAGATTATGTTATTAATAGGATTGCGCCTAAGATTTCAGGAAGCTATACACTTAGTAAGAAatctgataatttttttttcaaaatttgaacactatgtagattatttttatttttaaaagttaataattaaaatcattatttatttagtaatttttttttaaacaataatatGATGAACAGTTTGTTAACCATTTACAGTTTTCTCTAGctctttaaaatttgaaaatctaaaacatTGAATTGTTTAGATTGGTCAAATATTTAACGCAGGTGCATGCATATTTTTGCACGTATTGTTCGAATGAATCCATCCAAGTTCATATCATAAAAATATGCATAATTTAATCACCTTGTAACACAAGAGTCAACTGACACAGCTAAGCAAACGCGTCAGCAACCGGTTTGAGAAAAGAAAGACAAACCGCGATTGGTTTTCGCTTCGTTTCCTTTTACATCAGCCGGTTAAGTAATGCTTACGTCACCATCATCTTCTATTTATATCCTTCGTAACCGACTCTGTTACTCACGCGTTATCTCTAcacctctttctctctctaagttgttgataactctctctctcccccCTAGCGATCAGAATTCGAATGGGCCTTTGTGTATCCGTTGGTCGCAGCGACTGCGATTCATCGCCGACGGCTAAAATCGTGACGGTTAACGGCGATCTCCGGGAATACAATGTCCCGGTGTTAGCCTCTCAGGTTCTTGAAGcggaatcttcttcttcttcatcctcgtCGCGGACTTCCTCTTACTTTCTATGTAACTCGGATTCTCTCTACTACGACGATTTCATCCCGGCGATCGAATCGGAGGAGTTTCTCCAGGCGGACCAAATCTACTTCGTTCTCCCAATCTCTAAACGCCAGTACCGTCTCACGGCGTCGGACATGGCGGCTCTCGCGGTGAAAGCCAGCGTCGCGATCGAGAAAGCCGCGGGGAAGAAGAATCGCCGTCGTAAGAGCGGGAGGATATCTCCGGTGATGATGTTGAATCAGCCTAACGAACGGAGCGTCGCTGTAAACAGAAGTGCAAACGAGACGATGATGGCACAAAAGGGAAAGGTGCTTAACAAAACGACACCGTTTAAGACTGCTACTACGAGCGGTTATTCCCGGTCCGGTTCGGTACGGAGATTTAAAAGATATGCATCGGTGGGAGCCAAGAAGCTTGCGGCTCGATCGATTAAAAGACTCTCGACCATCTACGAAGGAACcgtgttttagattttataCTATAAAACTTACATTTCAACGTTTTAATGCTTTTAACGTTTCAATGAAAACGATCTCTGTATATTTAACGTTTGCACTTTGCTTTTGTGATATAATGTTTTCACATTTTGTTGTGTACCATAGTTTAGCCCTTAATTATAAACCAAATACGAATCACTCTGTTACGACTTTCATGAAGTTGCATTCTACATATACTAAAACATACTTTATGAGTAACTTAAGTTTGTTATATATGGTCAGTTTGATATGAAAGCGTTTCAATCATGATTGTCATATAATAGTCATTAATCTATAGACACTGGTTTTCCTAGCATATCAAACTTAATATGAactgaagttaaaaaaaaaggtacCATTCTTGATACACACATAGTATCTGTTTATGGTAAACGTAAATAGTTGATACTTGACCCATGTAAGATTTCAGAGTCTATAAGATATGTCgactcagaaaaaaaaagtgtataaGATATCATTATATTTTGCCATAGTCATATACTCATATAGATCAAACTGATCCATAGCTCACCAGTCACCAGTCTCATCGATTCGATGTTTGattctatttttaaaacattggaGGGAAAACtcttaacatttacaccaaaaaaaaaaaaaacattggagGAAAAGAATATTGTATGGCCGGTGGTGTCTGAGAGCATCTTTAATATATTACAACTTgagtaaatttaaaataagtgGGTTCAAGCTTAATCTTACTTGATTTGAGGTAAAAAGATAATATCATAACTAAAAATGGACtgataaatatgattttttaattttcaaatttataattatagtaTAACAAAATTACGAGATAATTAGTCCAAAATAGAGTTCggatagagaaaaaaaattaaaggagaATTAAAAATTCTCTAAGTATAAACTCCATTTTAGGAAACATTAAACATAAAAGTAATGATTAATTAATAGCATGAGTTCATGATCTTATAATTCTTGAAAATTCCTACAAATGGAAATGTTGTAGAGaaggttaaaaaaaataaaatacttggAGAGAAAGTTAggaatcccctatatattaaaagaaaaacattacaaTATTTTAGTTATGACACATATAATCATTAGAATGCTTCTTAAAATCtctagagaaatatgttgggttcactaaacatatattatatattttttattaaactaaccataaaattaattaacaatctacaataaataatttttatttttttccttaaataaaagttacgaaATTACCAAAAGTGAATAAAATATCTAtttgacaattaatgattttaataataaagatttgataatagtttacatatatatcttccattatttttattgttatattataagaataaattaaacaattatattaaatataaaataaaaatttagatttttttgtatatgttatattatgaatTTTTGAAAACGACTATACATTACGAAAACTGTTAAAAGtaccacattaaaaaaattgtgatctatagtttaaaatatttgttataataaaatacaaatgatcataaaaccatacgaataaaaatcatatttaatagatatttaaattaatatacatagGGCTTATGACATGATATAATTATGAATGAACGATCAAAATTAATGTTTCAATGATTattagaatatatttatttcatcCCGCGCATAGGTAATTACCTAGTTCAAATGTTAAAAGTTATCTATTGTTGTGGTGTGGGACTTGAAAGATATAAAATGGAAACTTTGGCTGCTTTAGTCGAAAAGtataattaaaatcaagttaAGTTTTTGACTTTTGATATATAGTCAGTCTTTAGACTTTTTAATGTAGTACTGTCatgtataaataaaacaattaattaacAAACACGTTTTCTCAAAAAGTATGTAGTAATTACTCAAGAACCGATATTTGATTTCTCATTTGGGAATATATGCATACAcattacacacacacacatatattatatatatatatatataacctcgAAATCATAAGTAATTAACTATTATGAATCAGTTAAACGATAGTTTGATTTCCCggtaaatatttgtttattcagCCAAGCAACTAGGCCTACAAGCAACCTGCAGTGAAAATTCATCTTCTTTTAATGTGTGGGCAGGCCTGTGTGTGGTTCATTGATCTCAGACTTATGATAGTGTCAAAGTAAGGCTATCAAAGTCACCtgatatataaatatcaaacaagttttctaaaaaataagTTAGAAAAACTGGAAATCGGTGTGAACCCTAAGATTATAACTATTCTTATGTTGGATAAAGAAAAAATAGCTTGACGTTCCGGCTAGCCGCCGATAAGACGTGTAAGTCCCTGACAATGACATACTATATCTGGCGAGGGCAACATTTGGTCTTCTTATTTTCTTAGTTGAAGAGTCGATCAGTATGAATGCGTGATATATGTATGTGGTCACGGTGTTGCCATTTGTGTTACTTGGTGCGGTTTTTGAAAACCACATGTAAAATATCACGAAACAGATTCAAATATTCATCATTGGCCTATTATTAACAAACGCAATAactcttttatttttcaaaaaagagagaaaataaagCTTAATTTTTCTTACTTTTGACATCATTTGGTTGTGTTGATGTGTCTATGCATGCATAAGGCGATAAAAGGTCAATGCGGAATTGCGGACCATTGAGTTGTTATTGCCTTATTGGTAGTGTACCAAAAATATTTGGCCTTATTCTGGGAGGCGGTTATTATTGTCTGTTAAATtccttttcagtttttttttggttataccTTTATTTGACCTTGTTGTCTTttgttgaaattaattatattgttttgaaaaattcaattGTCAACACAAAATAGATTGATTTGAATATTTCAATTCGATTCTTGCATAtgattattttgttattaaaagTATCACGAATTAAACTATATGTTAAGTATTAACTAGACTTTCTTTAATTTAAACATATGTGTGGGTATTGGAAGTACAAACTATCACATTCTCAATCATATTGGCTATGGACATCACACAAAAGAATACTATCCTAGTAATTTTCATTTGAATGTATGTTCAATAC comes from Brassica rapa cultivar Chiifu-401-42 chromosome A02, CAAS_Brap_v3.01, whole genome shotgun sequence and encodes:
- the LOC103853035 gene encoding uncharacterized protein LOC103853035; this translates as MGLCVSVGRSDCDSSPTAKIVTVNGDLREYNVPVLASQVLEAESSSSSSSSRTSSYFLCNSDSLYYDDFIPAIESEEFLQADQIYFVLPISKRQYRLTASDMAALAVKASVAIEKAAGKKNRRRKSGRISPVMMLNQPNERSVAVNRSANETMMAQKGKVLNKTTPFKTATTSGYSRSGSVRRFKRYASVGAKKLAARSIKRLSTIYEGTVF